A window from Luteolibacter flavescens encodes these proteins:
- the tuf gene encoding elongation factor Tu, which produces MAKEAFKRNKPHVNIGTIGHVDHGKTTLTAAITNTLADKGFAEKKSYADIDAAPEERERGITINTAHVEYETDKRHYAHVDCPGHADYVKNMITGAAQMDGGILVVSAADGPMPQTREHILLARQVGVPALVVFMNKVDLVDDEELLELVEMEIRDLLSSYEFPGDEIPIVKGSAKAALEGDATHKDNIFKLMDAVDSYIPEPERAVDKPFLMPVEDVFSIEGRGTVVTGRVERGIIKKMEEVEIIGIRDTQKTTVTDIEMFRKLLDEGRAGDNVGILIRGLKKDQVERGQVIAKPGSVKAHSKFKGEIYVLSKEEGGRHTPFFSNYRPQFYFRTTDVTGSIKLPEGVEMVMPGDNVNLEVELITPIAMEQTMRFAIREGGRTVGAGRVSEIL; this is translated from the coding sequence ATGGCCAAAGAAGCATTCAAGCGGAACAAGCCGCACGTCAACATCGGCACCATCGGTCACGTCGACCACGGCAAGACCACTCTCACTGCAGCCATCACCAACACGCTGGCGGACAAGGGATTTGCGGAAAAGAAGAGCTATGCCGACATCGACGCCGCTCCCGAGGAGCGCGAGCGCGGCATCACCATCAACACCGCCCACGTCGAGTACGAGACCGACAAGCGCCACTACGCTCACGTGGACTGCCCGGGTCACGCTGACTACGTGAAGAACATGATCACCGGTGCTGCCCAGATGGACGGTGGCATCCTCGTGGTGTCCGCTGCTGACGGCCCGATGCCGCAGACCCGCGAGCACATCCTTCTCGCCCGCCAGGTCGGCGTGCCTGCCCTCGTGGTGTTCATGAACAAGGTTGACCTTGTTGACGACGAGGAGCTCCTTGAGCTCGTCGAGATGGAGATCCGCGATCTCCTCTCCTCCTACGAATTCCCCGGCGACGAGATCCCGATCGTGAAGGGTTCCGCCAAGGCCGCCCTCGAAGGTGACGCCACCCACAAGGACAACATCTTCAAGCTGATGGATGCCGTCGACTCCTACATCCCGGAGCCGGAGCGCGCTGTCGACAAGCCCTTCCTCATGCCCGTGGAAGACGTGTTCTCGATCGAAGGTCGTGGAACCGTGGTCACCGGCCGTGTCGAGCGTGGCATCATCAAGAAGATGGAAGAAGTCGAGATCATCGGCATCCGCGACACGCAGAAGACCACCGTCACGGACATCGAAATGTTCCGCAAGCTGCTCGACGAAGGTCGTGCAGGTGACAACGTGGGTATCCTCATCCGCGGTCTCAAGAAGGACCAGGTCGAGCGTGGCCAGGTCATCGCCAAGCCGGGTTCGGTGAAGGCTCACTCCAAGTTCAAGGGTGAGATCTACGTCCTCTCCAAGGAAGAAGGCGGCCGCCACACCCCGTTCTTCTCGAACTACCGCCCGCAGTTCTACTTCCGCACCACCGACGTGACCGGAAGCATCAAGCTGCCGGAAGGTGTCGAAATGGTCATGCCTGGTGACAACGTGAACCTCGAAGTCGAGCTCATCACGCCGATCGCCATGGAGCAGACCATGCGCTTCGCTATCCGCGAAGGTGGCCGCACCGTCGGTGCAGGCCGCGTCAGCGAAATTCTTTGA
- the nusG gene encoding transcription termination/antitermination protein NusG: MPAPSPENQWYVVHVLSGQEGRVKERILRQREAEEMGEYIYEVLVPTEMVSEIRRGKKTSTKRKFFPGYIIVNMNLLTPENQLVERTWYFIKEMEGVIGFAGTKDRPIPMRQSEVDAMLSQIKEREEHARPAITFEVGDTVKVADGPFQSQNGIVEEIDPERGKLRVAVTIFGRSTPVELEYWQVERA, from the coding sequence ATGCCTGCCCCGTCGCCAGAGAACCAGTGGTACGTCGTCCATGTCCTGTCCGGACAGGAAGGCCGCGTGAAGGAGCGCATCCTGCGCCAGCGCGAAGCCGAGGAGATGGGTGAATACATCTACGAGGTGCTGGTGCCCACCGAGATGGTGTCCGAGATCCGCCGCGGCAAGAAGACTTCCACGAAGCGGAAGTTCTTCCCCGGCTACATCATCGTGAACATGAACCTGCTCACTCCTGAGAACCAGCTTGTCGAGAGGACCTGGTATTTCATCAAGGAGATGGAAGGCGTGATCGGCTTCGCCGGGACGAAGGATCGCCCGATCCCGATGCGCCAGAGCGAGGTGGACGCCATGCTCTCCCAAATCAAGGAGCGCGAGGAGCACGCGCGCCCCGCCATCACTTTCGAAGTCGGCGACACCGTGAAGGTGGCCGATGGACCGTTCCAGAGCCAGAATGGCATCGTCGAGGAAATCGATCCAGAGCGCGGCAAGCTGCGCGTGGCGGTCACCATCTTCGGTCGCTCGACGCCCGTGGAACTTGAATACTGGCAGGTCGAACGCGCCTGA
- a CDS encoding preprotein translocase subunit SecE, which yields MFAKVSRFVGEVKGELRKASWPWESDPKVKGFKKYKELTDSTVVVLIATILLAGYVSLWDFVCVYALELITSLGR from the coding sequence ATGTTCGCAAAAGTCTCACGTTTCGTCGGCGAAGTGAAAGGTGAACTCCGCAAGGCCAGCTGGCCCTGGGAGTCCGACCCGAAGGTCAAGGGTTTCAAGAAATACAAGGAACTCACCGATTCCACCGTGGTCGTGCTGATCGCCACCATCCTGCTCGCCGGCTACGTGTCGCTGTGGGACTTCGTCTGCGTCTACGCCCTCGAGCTCATCACGTCCCTCGGACGCTGA
- the rpoB gene encoding DNA-directed RNA polymerase subunit beta gives MADRLHFGKIEEVIEPPNLIEVQSRSYEEFMQKDVSASERTDAGLQAVFREVFPIKSYDEAIELDFVAYDIEDPKITSLDALRTGESFSAALYVTFKLKDETGTKKERVYMGELPMMTRRGTFIINGAERVIVSQLHRSPGICFETSQHLNGKILHSFRIIPDRGSWLEVQFDTNDLLYVYLDRRRRRRKFLATTFLRALGYPTDRDIVTNFYNVETLKLKEEMDETELGHKVPFEDIMDGELVVAKAYEPLTIGIVRQLIALGHKSIEVIDGREDEILLKSLRKDPAKDEDSALKDIYRKLRPGDPPTAANARALLKRLFFDPKKYDLTRVGRYKINSKLESKVDPDERIMVPEDFLAAVRYLLKLKKGEGVIDDIDHLGSRRVRAVGELLSNQCRVGLARTERLVKERMTLFDVNIEGMTPQKLINPKALSAVVRDFFGRSQLSQFMDQTNPLAELTHKRRLSALGPGGLNRDRAGFEVRDVHPSHYGRICPIETPEGPNIGLINSMCTYARINEFGFIETPYRRVKSGKVTNDIEYLTADQEEKFLIAQANNPIDKGGKFLNEKVTAREAGGEFIEVDPSTVNYMDVSPKQLVSVAAGLIPFLEHDDANRALMGSNMQRQGVPLLVSDSPYIGTGLEAKTARDSRAVIVSELDGIVAAATAEMIVTTPDGKMPVADEKFLSDPESVKTNLDKGIMAYPLRKFMRSNAGTCINQKPIVKKGQKIKKGDVLADGPNTEKGELALGRNVLVAFMPWNGYNFEDAIVISERVKKEDIYTSIHIAEFDVAARDTKLGPEEITRDIPNVGEEALKNLDHDGIIRVGAEVKPGDILVGKITPKSETELAPEERLLRAIFGEKAADVKDTSLRVPSGCTGIVQDIRVSSHGNARKRAEKVDPVELKKQLKKINDEHKKKADKLTDDLTEKLSDILLGEKIPLDVVNAQTGEIIIPANRKITKTLLRKLASVHDHIEIDPSPIRNKILEIIGSFEQRFQELDTERERKLDQLEAGDEVDPGVIKEVKVFIAAKRKLSVGDKMAGRHGNKGVVATIVPEEDMPYLADGTPVDIVLNPLGVPSRMNVGQVLETHLGVAAKALGFKVATPIFDGIPETKIWEFMSQAKQVDGYTWIGDGKDGTTGGKSTLYDGRTGEAFHQPVVVGIIYMLKLGHLVADKIHARAVGPYSLVTQQPLGGKAQYGGQRFGEMEVWALEAYGAAYTLQELLTVKSDDVQGRTRIYEAIVKGDNNLEAGTPESFNVLIKEMQSLGLDVRPGRRGSTPGGVPSIGGVDDFSLDDLTL, from the coding sequence ATGGCCGACCGTCTCCACTTCGGGAAAATCGAGGAAGTCATCGAACCGCCGAACCTGATCGAGGTTCAGAGCCGCTCCTACGAGGAGTTCATGCAGAAGGATGTGTCCGCCAGCGAGCGTACCGATGCCGGCCTGCAGGCCGTCTTCCGCGAGGTTTTCCCCATCAAGAGCTACGATGAAGCCATCGAGCTCGACTTCGTGGCCTACGACATCGAGGACCCGAAGATCACCTCGCTGGATGCGCTGCGCACCGGTGAGAGCTTCTCCGCCGCGCTCTACGTGACCTTCAAGCTGAAGGACGAGACCGGCACCAAGAAAGAGCGCGTGTACATGGGCGAGCTGCCGATGATGACCCGCCGTGGTACCTTCATCATCAATGGTGCCGAGCGCGTCATCGTGTCCCAGCTCCACCGTTCGCCGGGTATCTGCTTCGAGACCTCGCAGCACCTGAACGGCAAGATCCTGCACAGCTTCCGCATCATCCCGGACCGTGGTTCCTGGCTGGAAGTGCAGTTCGACACGAACGACCTGCTCTACGTCTACCTGGACCGCCGCCGCCGCCGCCGGAAGTTCCTGGCGACCACCTTCCTGCGCGCCCTCGGCTACCCGACGGACCGCGACATCGTCACGAATTTCTACAATGTCGAGACGCTGAAGCTGAAGGAAGAGATGGACGAGACGGAGCTCGGCCACAAGGTGCCCTTCGAGGACATTATGGACGGCGAGCTGGTCGTGGCGAAGGCCTACGAGCCGCTCACCATCGGCATCGTCCGCCAGCTCATCGCCCTCGGCCACAAGTCGATCGAGGTGATCGACGGCCGCGAGGATGAAATCCTGCTTAAGTCGCTCCGCAAGGACCCGGCGAAGGACGAGGACTCCGCGCTGAAGGACATCTACCGCAAGCTGCGCCCCGGCGACCCGCCGACGGCCGCGAATGCCCGCGCGCTGCTGAAGCGTCTCTTCTTCGACCCGAAGAAGTACGACCTGACCCGCGTCGGCCGCTACAAGATCAACAGCAAGCTCGAGAGCAAGGTCGATCCCGACGAGCGCATCATGGTGCCCGAGGACTTCCTCGCCGCCGTGCGCTACCTGCTGAAGCTGAAGAAGGGCGAGGGCGTCATCGACGACATCGACCACCTCGGCTCCCGCCGCGTGCGTGCCGTGGGCGAACTGCTCTCCAACCAGTGCCGCGTGGGCCTCGCCCGCACGGAGCGTCTGGTGAAGGAGCGCATGACCCTCTTCGACGTGAACATCGAGGGCATGACCCCGCAGAAGCTGATCAACCCGAAGGCGCTTTCCGCCGTCGTGCGCGATTTCTTCGGCCGGTCCCAGCTTTCGCAGTTCATGGACCAGACGAACCCGCTGGCCGAGCTGACGCACAAGCGCCGCCTCTCCGCCCTCGGACCTGGTGGTCTGAACCGTGACCGCGCGGGCTTCGAGGTCCGCGACGTTCATCCTTCGCACTACGGCCGTATCTGCCCGATCGAGACCCCGGAAGGTCCGAACATCGGTCTGATCAACTCGATGTGCACCTACGCCCGCATCAATGAGTTCGGCTTCATCGAGACGCCGTACCGCCGGGTGAAGAGCGGCAAGGTGACGAACGACATCGAGTACCTCACCGCCGACCAGGAAGAGAAGTTCCTCATCGCGCAGGCGAACAACCCGATCGACAAGGGCGGCAAGTTCCTCAACGAGAAGGTCACCGCGCGTGAAGCGGGTGGCGAGTTCATCGAAGTGGATCCTTCCACGGTGAACTACATGGACGTCTCGCCGAAGCAGCTCGTCTCCGTGGCTGCGGGCCTGATCCCCTTCCTCGAGCACGACGACGCCAACCGCGCGCTGATGGGCTCGAACATGCAGCGTCAGGGCGTGCCGCTCCTCGTCTCCGACTCGCCGTACATCGGCACCGGTCTGGAAGCGAAGACCGCCCGCGACTCGCGCGCCGTCATCGTGTCCGAGCTGGATGGCATCGTCGCCGCGGCCACCGCGGAAATGATCGTCACCACGCCGGACGGCAAGATGCCGGTGGCCGATGAGAAATTCCTCTCCGACCCGGAGTCGGTGAAGACGAATCTGGACAAGGGCATCATGGCGTACCCGCTGCGCAAGTTCATGCGCTCGAACGCCGGCACCTGCATCAACCAGAAGCCGATCGTCAAGAAGGGCCAGAAGATCAAGAAGGGCGACGTCCTCGCGGACGGTCCGAACACCGAGAAGGGCGAGCTCGCGCTCGGCCGGAACGTGCTCGTGGCCTTCATGCCTTGGAACGGCTACAACTTCGAGGATGCCATCGTCATCTCCGAGCGTGTGAAGAAGGAGGACATCTACACCTCCATCCACATCGCCGAATTCGACGTGGCCGCCCGCGACACGAAGCTGGGTCCGGAAGAAATCACCCGGGACATCCCGAACGTGGGTGAAGAAGCGCTCAAGAACCTGGACCACGACGGCATCATCCGCGTGGGTGCCGAGGTGAAGCCGGGCGACATCCTCGTCGGCAAGATCACGCCGAAGTCCGAGACCGAGCTGGCTCCGGAAGAGCGCCTGCTGCGCGCCATCTTCGGCGAAAAGGCCGCGGACGTGAAGGACACCTCGCTGCGCGTGCCATCCGGCTGCACCGGCATCGTCCAGGACATCCGCGTCTCCTCGCACGGCAATGCCCGCAAGCGTGCCGAGAAGGTGGATCCCGTCGAGCTCAAGAAGCAGCTCAAGAAGATCAACGACGAGCACAAGAAGAAGGCGGACAAGCTGACCGACGACCTGACGGAGAAGCTTTCCGACATCCTGCTCGGCGAGAAGATCCCGCTCGATGTGGTGAACGCCCAGACCGGCGAGATCATCATCCCGGCGAACCGCAAGATCACCAAGACGCTGCTGCGCAAGCTGGCGTCCGTGCACGACCACATCGAAATCGATCCTTCCCCGATCCGTAACAAGATCCTGGAAATCATCGGTTCCTTCGAGCAGCGCTTCCAGGAGCTCGATACCGAGCGCGAGCGCAAGCTGGACCAACTGGAAGCCGGCGACGAGGTCGATCCGGGCGTCATCAAGGAAGTGAAGGTCTTCATCGCCGCCAAGCGCAAGCTGTCGGTGGGTGACAAGATGGCCGGCCGCCACGGTAACAAGGGTGTGGTCGCGACCATCGTCCCCGAGGAAGACATGCCCTACCTCGCGGACGGCACCCCGGTGGACATCGTGCTGAACCCGCTCGGCGTGCCATCGCGCATGAACGTCGGCCAGGTGCTTGAGACCCACCTCGGCGTTGCAGCCAAGGCGCTCGGCTTCAAGGTCGCGACGCCGATCTTCGACGGTATCCCCGAGACGAAGATCTGGGAATTCATGTCCCAGGCGAAGCAGGTGGACGGCTACACGTGGATCGGTGACGGCAAGGACGGCACCACCGGCGGCAAGTCCACCCTCTATGACGGTCGCACCGGCGAGGCCTTCCACCAGCCAGTCGTGGTCGGCATCATCTACATGCTGAAGCTCGGTCACTTGGTCGCGGACAAGATCCACGCCCGTGCAGTCGGTCCCTACTCGCTCGTCACCCAGCAGCCGCTCGGTGGTAAGGCGCAATACGGTGGCCAGCGCTTCGGGGAAATGGAAGTCTGGGCCCTCGAGGCCTACGGCGCCGCCTACACCCTGCAGGAGCTCCTCACCGTCAAGTCCGACGACGTGCAAGGCCGCACGCGCATCTACGAAGCGATCGTCAAGGGCGACAACAACCTGGAAGCCGGCACGCCGGAGTCCTTCAACGTCCTCATCAAGGAAATGCAATCCCTTGGCCTCGACGTCCGCCCCGGACGCCGCGGATCGACGCCGGGCGGCGTGCCGTCCATCGGCGGCGTGGACGACTTCTCGCTCGACGACCTCACCCTTTGA
- the rplJ gene encoding 50S ribosomal protein L10, whose product MNPDKKVIIDGLLEKVNASPYVLVVDYTGMTVPQFSELRNRLGAAGAECHVAKNTYVKKALAEAGRPDIGESLVGQTAFVTGSSEIFAAAKAIKNFEKEFKKPELKVGLLGDLVLDSDKLKAIADIPSREAILSQLLATILEPSTRIARVIQKKFNPDADSKKDEATEEAPAAEPAAEA is encoded by the coding sequence ATGAATCCCGACAAGAAAGTCATCATCGACGGTCTGCTCGAAAAGGTGAACGCCTCGCCGTACGTGCTCGTGGTGGATTACACCGGCATGACGGTCCCGCAGTTCTCCGAGCTCCGCAACCGCCTGGGTGCGGCCGGTGCCGAGTGCCACGTCGCCAAGAACACCTACGTCAAGAAGGCCCTTGCCGAAGCCGGTCGCCCGGACATCGGCGAGTCGCTGGTCGGCCAGACCGCCTTCGTCACCGGCAGCAGCGAGATCTTCGCCGCGGCCAAGGCCATCAAGAACTTCGAAAAGGAATTCAAGAAGCCGGAACTCAAGGTCGGTCTCCTCGGTGACCTCGTCCTCGACTCCGACAAGCTGAAGGCCATCGCCGACATCCCGTCCCGCGAGGCCATCCTGTCCCAGCTTCTTGCCACGATCCTCGAGCCTTCCACCCGGATCGCCCGCGTCATCCAGAAGAAGTTCAATCCGGACGCCGACTCCAAGAAGGACGAAGCTACGGAAGAAGCTCCGGCTGCGGAACCCGCCGCCGAAGCCTGA
- the rplL gene encoding 50S ribosomal protein L7/L12, translating to MANIEQLVEELGKLTVLEAADLVKKLEETWGVSAAAPVGVAVATGPVEAAEEKTEFDVVITDGGANKIAVIKAVREVSPGLGLADAKKVVESAPAKVLEGVSKDAAEAAKKKLEDAGAKVDLK from the coding sequence ATGGCCAATATCGAACAACTCGTTGAAGAACTCGGCAAGCTCACCGTCCTGGAAGCTGCCGACCTCGTGAAGAAGCTGGAAGAAACCTGGGGCGTCTCCGCCGCAGCTCCTGTCGGCGTTGCCGTGGCTACCGGCCCGGTCGAAGCCGCAGAAGAGAAGACCGAATTCGACGTCGTCATCACCGACGGTGGTGCGAACAAGATCGCCGTCATCAAGGCCGTCCGCGAAGTGTCGCCGGGCCTCGGTCTCGCCGACGCGAAGAAGGTTGTCGAAAGCGCTCCTGCCAAGGTGCTCGAAGGTGTCTCGAAGGACGCCGCCGAAGCTGCCAAGAAGAAGCTCGAAGACGCCGGCGCCAAGGTCGACCTCAAGTAA
- the rplK gene encoding 50S ribosomal protein L11: protein MAKEVVKVIKLQIPAGAANPSPPVGPALGQAGVNIMGFCKEFNAQTQSQAGDVLPVVISVYKDKSFTFITKKPPAGNLLKKAAGLASGSKEPNKVKVGKITKAKLMEVVAIKMPDMNTKDPEAAARILAGTARQMGLEIEGM, encoded by the coding sequence ATGGCCAAGGAAGTCGTTAAAGTCATCAAGCTCCAGATTCCTGCCGGAGCTGCCAACCCGTCCCCGCCCGTCGGTCCCGCTCTCGGCCAAGCCGGTGTGAACATCATGGGCTTCTGCAAGGAGTTCAATGCCCAGACCCAGAGCCAAGCCGGTGACGTGCTCCCGGTGGTGATCTCGGTCTACAAGGACAAGAGCTTCACCTTCATCACCAAGAAGCCCCCCGCCGGCAACCTGCTGAAGAAGGCCGCCGGTCTCGCTTCCGGTTCCAAGGAGCCGAACAAGGTGAAGGTCGGCAAGATCACCAAGGCCAAGCTCATGGAAGTGGTGGCCATCAAGATGCCGGACATGAACACGAAGGACCCCGAGGCTGCCGCGCGCATCCTGGCCGGCACCGCCCGCCAGATGGGTCTGGAGATCGAAGGCATGTGA
- a CDS encoding TIGR00282 family metallophosphoesterase, translating into MESIRILFLGDIVGEPGRKAVIEHLPGLRKELALDFIIVNGENAAGGRGITPRIAIDLLRAGAAVITTGDHVWDQQEIVDYFPTEPRLLRPINYPPETPGQGSVVLETPKGRVAVIQAQGRSFMQPPLENPFLMVEAEAERLRADGVQAIFVDFHAETTSEKIALGWALDGKVSAIVGTHTHVQTADERVLPGGTGCLTDAGMCGPDDSVLGRSPESVVWRFRTGMPTRFPIATGPVRLCGAVVEIDLATGRCVSIERFNRLIVAESAAETPA; encoded by the coding sequence ATGGAGTCGATCCGCATTCTCTTTCTGGGTGACATCGTAGGCGAGCCCGGCCGCAAGGCCGTGATCGAGCATCTGCCCGGCCTGCGCAAGGAACTGGCGCTCGATTTCATCATCGTCAACGGGGAGAACGCTGCCGGGGGCCGCGGCATTACACCGCGCATCGCGATCGATCTGCTGCGCGCCGGGGCCGCGGTGATCACCACCGGGGACCACGTGTGGGACCAGCAGGAGATCGTGGACTACTTCCCCACCGAGCCGCGGCTGCTGCGGCCGATCAATTACCCGCCGGAGACGCCGGGGCAGGGCTCCGTGGTGCTGGAGACGCCAAAGGGCCGCGTGGCCGTCATCCAGGCGCAGGGCCGCTCCTTCATGCAGCCGCCGCTGGAGAATCCCTTCCTGATGGTGGAGGCCGAGGCGGAGAGGCTGCGTGCGGATGGCGTGCAGGCGATTTTCGTGGACTTCCACGCCGAGACCACCAGCGAGAAGATCGCGCTGGGCTGGGCGCTGGATGGCAAGGTATCCGCCATCGTGGGCACCCACACGCACGTCCAGACGGCGGACGAGCGCGTGCTGCCGGGCGGCACCGGCTGCCTCACGGATGCGGGCATGTGCGGGCCGGATGATTCCGTGCTCGGGCGCTCGCCGGAGTCCGTCGTGTGGCGCTTCCGGACGGGCATGCCGACCCGCTTTCCCATCGCCACCGGCCCTGTCCGGCTGTGCGGTGCGGTGGTGGAAATCGACCTCGCGACGGGCCGATGCGTGTCCATCGAGCGCTTCAACCGCTTGATTGTGGCGGAATCTGCCGCGGAAACGCCCGCGTGA
- the rplA gene encoding 50S ribosomal protein L1 — MKNRSKRYEKAAALVPAGKSYGLEEAVGTVKKFPAPKFDPTVTISFHLGVDPRKSDQMVRGSVALPHGTGKNVRVAVFAAGAAAEAATAAGAEFVGFEDLIKRVQGGFTDFDVAIATPDAMTEVRKIARVLGPRGLMPNPKTGTVTDDTAKAIKEVKAGRIDYKLDKNGNVSGSVGKASFSEEALVENARAFIDSVVRAKPASAKGNYVRSVTLAASMCPGVALESGVYTKSV; from the coding sequence ATGAAGAACCGCAGCAAGCGCTACGAAAAAGCCGCCGCCCTCGTGCCGGCCGGCAAGTCCTACGGCTTGGAAGAAGCTGTCGGCACCGTGAAGAAATTCCCGGCTCCGAAGTTCGACCCCACCGTCACCATTTCCTTCCACCTCGGCGTGGATCCCCGCAAGAGCGACCAGATGGTCCGCGGCTCCGTCGCCCTGCCACACGGCACGGGTAAGAACGTCCGCGTCGCCGTCTTCGCCGCCGGTGCCGCTGCCGAGGCAGCCACCGCTGCCGGTGCGGAATTCGTCGGCTTCGAGGACCTCATCAAGCGCGTCCAGGGTGGCTTCACCGACTTCGACGTGGCGATCGCCACGCCGGACGCGATGACCGAAGTCCGCAAGATCGCCCGTGTCCTGGGTCCCCGCGGCCTGATGCCGAACCCGAAGACCGGCACCGTGACCGACGACACCGCCAAGGCCATCAAGGAAGTGAAGGCCGGCCGTATCGACTACAAGCTCGACAAGAACGGCAATGTCTCCGGCTCCGTCGGCAAGGCCTCCTTCTCCGAGGAAGCGCTGGTTGAAAACGCCCGCGCCTTCATCGACAGCGTGGTCCGCGCCAAGCCGGCATCCGCCAAGGGCAACTACGTCCGCAGCGTGACCCTAGCCGCCTCCATGTGCCCCGGCGTCGCCCTCGAGTCCGGCGTCTACACCAAGTCCGTCTAA